In Pasteurella dagmatis, the sequence ACAACAGATTATGCACATCTACTCGAAAGTGATTTTATCTATTGGCTAGAAAAAGCAGCCAAACAAAATTATGGCACTGCGGTTGATTTACTTGATGATATTCACGCGGAATATGATCCAAAAGAAATTATTAAATTTTCGCCTTACAACACGCAATCCATTATCGATGAAGTACATAATCTGGAAAAAGATACACCTAAAAATTATGCACTAATCACGAGCAAGATAAAAAAAGCCGCTGAATTAGGCAATGAATATGCCCTATCTCAGCTCACTTGGATGTATGGCGATAAAGAATTGGCAAAAAAATATGGTGTCAAATTTTCAACCATTCAAGCTTGCACTTTAGCGATTTATAATAACCGAATTTACGGCGATATTGATAAAGAGGATATGGAATACCTATGCAGTGGTGATATTCTCAATCGTGCTGATTGGGAGCTTGCACAAAAGCTCGCTGAAAAAACCGCAGACAAAATTGTCG encodes:
- a CDS encoding SEL1-like repeat protein, with product MWKKCGLFLLSFTLSNVAYSLDYTEAQRELLAEAKKGNAEAQYNLALSLETTTDYAHLLESDFIYWLEKAAKQNYGTAVDLLDDIHAEYDPKEIIKFSPYNTQSIIDEVHNLEKDTPKNYALITSKIKKAAELGNEYALSQLTWMYGDKELAKKYGVKFSTIQACTLAIYNNRIYGDIDKEDMEYLCSGDILNRADWELAQKLAEKTADKIVENPTALFSILETLK